Proteins from a genomic interval of Bufo gargarizans isolate SCDJY-AF-19 unplaced genomic scaffold, ASM1485885v1 original_scaffold_917_pilon, whole genome shotgun sequence:
- the LOC122924222 gene encoding olfactory receptor 6F1-like: MTLSRWNETEVTFFILLGFSGTFEMQLFYFCVFLVIYILTLLANLLIITVVSLNAHLHIPMYFFLSNFAVLDTWCSTAVIPKTLSYLITQNKVISHSGCLAQLCFVHSVGPTEFFLLTVMAYDRYLAICFPLQYATMMNSQVCLYLCIGSWMSGFSTGWTLTIPTALLNFCGPNLIDHFFCDYIPLVKLSCSDTSTSETVFFSFAWVVVLMSLIFTTVSYSYIIKTILQIPSSLGRQKAFSTCAAHLTVVIIFYGTVIFMYVRPRASYFSSKDKIISLFYSVITPLLNPLIYSLRNREFKKALKSVHQKCVKSMNYANYG; this comes from the coding sequence ATGACTCTTTCACGTTGGAATGAAACTGAAGTAACATTCTTTATTCTTTTGGGATTTTCTGGCACTTTCGAGATGCAGCTATTTTACTTTTGTGTCTTCTTGGTCATTTACATCCTAACACTGCTGGCCAATCTTCTCATAATCACAGTGGTCAGCCTAAATGCTCATCTTCATATTCCTATGTATTTCTTCCTCAGTAACTTTGCAGTACTGGATACCTGGTGTTCAACTGCCGTCATACCTAAAACACTTAGTTATCTCATCACACAAAACAAAGTCATTTCACATTCTGGTTGTCTCGCCCAACTGTGCTTTGTACATTCTGTAGGCCCTACAGAATTCTTTTTATTAACTGTTATGGCCTATGACCGATATCTTGCAATCTGTTTCCCTTTACAATATGCAACAATGATGAACAGCCAGGTCTGCCTTTACTTATGCATTGGCTCCTGGATGAGTGGCTTCTCTACTGGTTGGACATTGACAATCCCAACAGCCTTGCTGAATTTCTGTGGACCCAATCTCATAgatcattttttctgtgattataTTCCCTTGGTAAAACTTTCCTGTTCAGACACATCCACCAGCGAGACCGTTTTCTTTTCATTCGCTTGGGTAGTTGTGCTGATGTCACTTATATTTACAACTGTCTCATATTCCTACATAATTAAAACTATACTCCAAATTCCATCCAGTCTTGGTCGCCAGAAGGCCTTTTCCACATGTGCTGCCCACCTAACAGTGGTCATAATATTTTATGGGACGGTTATCTTCATGTATGTTCGCCCAAGAGCTTCATACTTCTCAAGCAAGGATAAAATCATATCTTTGTTTTATTCTGTTATCACTCCACTACTAAATCCCCTCATATATAGCCTTAGAAACAGAGAATTCAAGAAGGCTTTGAAGAGCGtacaccaaaaatgtgtaaaatcgATGAACTATGCAAACTATGGTTga